One Longimicrobium sp. DNA segment encodes these proteins:
- a CDS encoding ATP-binding protein, which produces MLIRFRVKNYRSIRDEQEFSLVASTMSELPEAVARPSAFDFGVLRSAALYGPNASGKSTLCSALQFMKSAVTDSHKSWDPGGGISRDPFALDTTSVGEPSSFIVDVSLDNIRYEYGFVVDSSRVLEEWLYAYPKGRRQEWFTRTYDLPDEFAFSRLLSGENRTIAALTRPNSLFLSAAAQNNHQMLSPLHEWFSKQLRVIEAGTFDNLTLEVSERCLDPDYRAKVFDILKSADLGITEIEVLEDDQEGAARARMLDKMMAVFGSSELASVKLVHRTNGRIPVALPFKGESAGTRTLFALAGAMVEVMTSGGTLVVDELDRSLHPHLALKIVRMFNDPETNPNGAQLIFNTHDTNLLDTELLRRDQIWFTEKGDDGATRLFPLTDFRARKHENLERGYLQGRFGAVPSVRTPPTFRRTGS; this is translated from the coding sequence GTGCTGATTCGCTTCCGGGTTAAGAACTACCGCTCGATCAGGGACGAGCAGGAGTTCTCCCTTGTCGCATCTACTATGTCGGAGCTTCCCGAGGCGGTTGCGCGCCCGTCCGCCTTTGACTTCGGCGTGCTTCGTAGCGCCGCGTTATACGGTCCCAACGCGTCGGGTAAATCGACGCTCTGCTCCGCGCTTCAGTTTATGAAGTCCGCTGTAACTGATTCGCATAAATCCTGGGATCCGGGTGGTGGAATTTCCCGCGATCCATTTGCTCTGGACACCACCTCTGTGGGTGAGCCTTCATCCTTCATCGTAGATGTGAGTTTAGACAACATAAGATACGAGTACGGTTTCGTTGTCGATTCTTCTCGGGTGCTGGAGGAATGGCTCTACGCGTATCCTAAGGGACGGCGTCAGGAGTGGTTCACCCGCACCTATGACCTACCCGACGAGTTCGCATTCAGCCGCCTTCTTTCGGGTGAAAATCGTACGATCGCCGCACTTACTCGCCCGAACAGCCTGTTCCTCTCCGCCGCGGCGCAGAATAACCATCAAATGTTGTCTCCGCTCCACGAGTGGTTCTCTAAACAGCTTCGGGTTATCGAAGCAGGAACTTTCGACAACCTCACGCTTGAAGTGAGTGAACGCTGTCTGGATCCCGACTATCGCGCGAAGGTCTTCGACATCTTGAAATCCGCGGATCTCGGGATCACGGAAATCGAAGTGTTGGAGGATGATCAGGAAGGAGCCGCTCGCGCGCGGATGTTGGATAAAATGATGGCGGTATTCGGCTCTTCCGAGCTGGCAAGCGTGAAGCTTGTTCATCGCACGAACGGCCGTATCCCCGTGGCTTTGCCATTCAAGGGAGAGTCCGCAGGAACGCGTACACTGTTTGCCCTCGCCGGAGCAATGGTCGAGGTAATGACGAGCGGTGGAACCTTGGTGGTCGACGAGCTCGACCGCAGCCTTCATCCGCACCTGGCGCTCAAGATCGTCCGCATGTTCAACGATCCGGAGACAAACCCGAACGGTGCGCAGCTGATCTTCAACACCCACGACACCAATCTCCTCGACACCGAGCTCCTCCGGCGGGATCAAATCTGGTTCACGGAGAAGGGAGACGACGGCGCAACACGGCTGTTCCCGCTGACCGACTTCCGCGCGCGAAAGCACGAGAATCTCGAGCGTGGGTACCTGCAGGGACGCTTCGGCGCGGTTCCGTCGGTGCGCACGCCTCCAACGTTCCGGCGGACCGGCAGCTGA
- a CDS encoding RloB family protein, translating into MILVVCEGKVTEPQYVEGFRLARGANTVRVRVESPGGDPLALVERAIAIRDDAAQRAKRERDDNLRFDEVWCVLDVDQHARLEAARTLAGKADVQLALSNPCFELWLFLHFAEHAAHVKPDQAARLLRKHLPQYDKHLRFEDLDPGYADAVRRAEALDRHHAGLDQEGANPSTGVYRLTEQIRRFGKEARL; encoded by the coding sequence ATGATCCTCGTCGTGTGCGAGGGGAAGGTCACGGAACCGCAGTACGTGGAGGGATTTCGGCTGGCGCGGGGAGCCAACACGGTTCGCGTACGGGTGGAATCTCCCGGCGGCGATCCGCTCGCATTGGTGGAACGGGCGATCGCGATTCGGGACGATGCCGCGCAGCGTGCAAAGCGCGAGCGCGACGACAATCTGAGATTCGACGAAGTCTGGTGCGTGCTGGACGTGGACCAGCACGCCCGGTTGGAGGCCGCGCGTACACTCGCGGGGAAGGCGGACGTCCAACTCGCCCTATCCAACCCGTGCTTCGAGCTCTGGCTGTTCCTCCACTTCGCGGAACACGCCGCCCACGTGAAACCGGATCAGGCTGCGCGGCTGCTCCGCAAGCATTTGCCCCAGTACGACAAGCATCTCCGCTTCGAGGACCTGGACCCCGGCTATGCGGACGCGGTGAGAAGGGCCGAAGCGCTCGACCGGCACCACGCCGGTCTGGACCAGGAAGGCGCGAATCCCTCTACGGGCGTGTATCGCCTCACCGAACAGATTCGCCGCTTCGGGAAAGAAGCGCGCCTCTGA
- a CDS encoding ATP-binding protein, which yields MTRSDRPLRLSPRQRLAAVLTPALLVLAFDAATFWGTLRERGSRNVVDESHRTIEALQQVLATSSAAETAQQRYLLTGDESALVPFERARGEMGTLLARLHALTADDPEAAKARADTLERVITQRMDELRATAALARAGDRAGALQRVRSARVARLADEAARVADAVRGNEEAELSARGTREEGVTRRLVLLVVLGAAACAGVTLAVNALLGRYGASQEAFAGEMERLNARLAEQSAALQQLTAELQERTSAAEEANRAKSRFLAGMSHDLRTPLNAISGYTDLLETGIRGPVNDAQKADLQRIRASSRHLLSLIDTILSFARTESGKLEVRVEPVPAAGLVRGIESSFLPQLAEKGLHYECDPGPPGLWVMADPGKTERVLLNLIGNAIKFTDAGGRVAVRCEDEGDVVAIHARDTGRGIARDQLPHVFQPFVQVDREQVPEAKRGVGLGLAISRELAVAMGGTLTVESEVGRGSVFTLRLPRAPIPARAPARPRRPT from the coding sequence ATGACACGATCCGACAGGCCGCTCCGGCTTTCGCCGCGGCAGCGGCTGGCGGCGGTGCTCACCCCCGCGCTGCTGGTGCTGGCGTTCGACGCGGCCACCTTCTGGGGCACGCTGCGCGAGCGCGGCAGCCGCAACGTGGTGGACGAGAGCCACCGCACCATCGAGGCGCTGCAGCAGGTGCTGGCCACCTCCTCGGCGGCCGAGACGGCGCAGCAGCGCTACCTGCTCACCGGCGACGAGAGCGCGCTGGTGCCGTTCGAGCGCGCCCGCGGCGAGATGGGGACGCTGCTGGCCCGGCTGCACGCGCTGACCGCCGACGATCCGGAGGCCGCGAAGGCGCGTGCCGACACGCTGGAGCGCGTCATCACCCAGCGCATGGACGAGCTCCGCGCCACCGCCGCGCTCGCCCGGGCCGGCGACCGCGCGGGGGCGCTGCAGCGGGTGCGCTCGGCGCGGGTGGCGCGGCTGGCGGACGAGGCCGCGCGCGTGGCCGATGCGGTGCGGGGCAACGAGGAAGCCGAGCTGAGCGCCCGCGGCACCCGCGAGGAGGGGGTCACGCGGCGGCTGGTGCTGCTGGTGGTGCTGGGCGCCGCCGCCTGCGCCGGGGTGACGCTGGCGGTGAACGCGCTGCTGGGGCGCTACGGCGCCAGCCAGGAGGCGTTCGCGGGAGAGATGGAGAGGCTGAACGCGCGCCTGGCCGAGCAGTCGGCCGCGCTGCAGCAGCTGACCGCCGAGCTGCAGGAGCGCACTTCGGCGGCGGAAGAGGCCAACCGCGCCAAGTCCCGCTTCCTGGCGGGGATGTCGCACGACCTGCGCACGCCGCTGAACGCCATCTCCGGCTACACCGACCTGCTGGAGACGGGGATCCGCGGCCCCGTGAACGACGCGCAGAAGGCCGACCTGCAGCGCATCCGCGCCAGCAGCCGCCACCTGCTGTCGCTCATCGACACCATCCTGAGCTTCGCGCGCACCGAGTCGGGGAAGCTGGAGGTGCGCGTGGAGCCGGTGCCCGCCGCCGGGCTGGTGCGCGGCATCGAATCGTCCTTCCTCCCGCAGCTGGCCGAGAAGGGGCTGCACTACGAGTGCGACCCGGGGCCGCCGGGGCTGTGGGTGATGGCCGACCCGGGAAAGACCGAGCGCGTGCTGCTGAACCTGATCGGCAACGCCATCAAGTTCACCGATGCGGGCGGCCGGGTGGCGGTGCGGTGCGAGGACGAGGGCGATGTCGTGGCCATCCACGCCCGCGACACCGGCCGGGGGATCGCGCGGGACCAGCTACCGCACGTCTTCCAGCCCTTCGTGCAGGTCGATCGCGAGCAGGTGCCCGAGGCGAAGCGTGGCGTGGGGCTGGGCCTCGCCATCTCCCGCGAGCTGGCCGTGGCGATGGGCGGCACGCTGACGGTGGAGAGCGAGGTCGGCCGCGGCTCCGTCTTCACCCTGCGCCTCCCGCGCGCCCCGATCCCCGCGCGCGCCCCGGCACGTCCGCGACGGCCGACGTAG
- a CDS encoding SRPBCC family protein, with protein sequence MAEYRIEESAAIAAPPARVYGIVADYHAGHPRILPRQFHDLVVEKGGVGEGTVIRFQVTVLGRTATLRGHVTEPEPGRVLVESYPENGNVTTFIADPLEGGRATRMTISTVMRGRGGILGAVERWLFTRTLRPIYVEELGLLANVAAEAE encoded by the coding sequence GTGGCGGAATACAGAATCGAGGAATCGGCGGCCATCGCGGCGCCGCCGGCGCGGGTGTACGGGATCGTGGCGGACTACCACGCCGGCCACCCGCGCATCCTCCCCAGGCAGTTCCACGACCTGGTGGTGGAGAAGGGCGGGGTGGGCGAGGGCACCGTCATCCGCTTCCAGGTCACGGTGCTCGGCCGCACGGCCACGCTGCGCGGCCACGTTACCGAGCCGGAGCCCGGCCGCGTGCTGGTGGAGAGCTATCCCGAGAACGGCAACGTCACCACCTTCATCGCCGACCCGCTGGAGGGCGGCCGCGCGACGCGCATGACCATCTCCACCGTGATGCGGGGCCGCGGCGGCATCCTCGGCGCCGTGGAGCGCTGGCTCTTCACCCGCACGCTGCGCCCCATCTACGTCGAGGAGTTGGGCCTGCTCGCAAACGTGGCCGCGGAGGCGGAGTGA
- a CDS encoding ROK family protein — MRNDGRLALGVDVGGTKTEIVLAGRGGRVVAEHRIPTEPEGGAAATLTRAAGAARAEFGGAFAEAVAVGVSVAGQVGPRGVLLGAPNLGWTGADVRGLAAKAFGIPATVANDVRAATWAEWRLGGGRGVRDLLVLFLGTGVGGGAVLGGRLLEGGDGVAGEFGHMTVVAGGRQCRCGNRGCLEAYCGGWGIEERAREAVLAHHAAGQPLIRAAGSADAITGESVAAALRAGDALATQLIDDTGGILGAALVGLVNGLNPRRVILGGGVMEGFPELLDRATAVVRARALPAAAARVDFVHAGLGDNAPSLGAADLALARLRTRRGSGDEKKS, encoded by the coding sequence ATGAGGAACGACGGCCGGCTGGCCCTGGGGGTGGACGTCGGCGGGACCAAGACGGAGATCGTGCTGGCCGGGCGCGGCGGGCGCGTGGTGGCCGAGCACCGCATCCCCACCGAGCCCGAGGGGGGCGCGGCGGCCACGCTCACCCGCGCGGCCGGGGCGGCGCGCGCGGAGTTCGGCGGCGCGTTCGCCGAGGCCGTGGCGGTCGGCGTCTCCGTGGCCGGCCAGGTCGGCCCGCGCGGCGTTCTGCTGGGCGCGCCCAACCTGGGGTGGACCGGCGCGGACGTGCGCGGGCTGGCGGCGAAGGCCTTCGGCATCCCCGCGACCGTGGCCAACGACGTGCGCGCCGCCACCTGGGCCGAGTGGCGCCTGGGCGGCGGGCGCGGCGTGCGCGACCTGCTGGTGCTGTTCCTGGGCACCGGCGTGGGCGGCGGGGCGGTGCTGGGCGGGCGGCTGCTGGAGGGGGGAGACGGGGTGGCCGGCGAGTTCGGCCACATGACGGTGGTGGCCGGGGGCCGGCAGTGCCGGTGCGGCAACCGCGGCTGCCTGGAGGCCTACTGCGGCGGCTGGGGGATCGAGGAGCGCGCCCGCGAGGCCGTGCTGGCGCACCACGCCGCCGGCCAGCCGCTGATCCGCGCCGCCGGCTCGGCCGACGCCATCACCGGCGAGTCGGTGGCCGCCGCGCTGCGGGCCGGGGACGCGCTGGCGACGCAGCTGATCGACGACACCGGCGGCATCCTGGGCGCGGCGCTGGTGGGGCTGGTGAACGGCCTGAACCCGCGCCGCGTGATCCTGGGCGGCGGGGTGATGGAGGGCTTCCCCGAGCTGCTGGACCGTGCCACCGCCGTCGTCCGCGCCCGCGCCCTCCCCGCCGCCGCCGCGCGCGTCGACTTCGTGCACGCCGGCCTGGGCGACAACGCGCCGTCGCTGGGCGCCGCGGACCTGGCGCTGGCGAGGCTGAGGACACGGCGGGGGAGTGGAGACGAAAAGAAGTCCTAA
- a CDS encoding CHASE3 domain-containing protein — MPPALQPLRLSPAQRFAAVFVPALLVLAFGAATWWGTLRERRSRIAVDQSHRTLEALDSLVTTLVNAETGQRGYLLTGRDEYLDPFRRADGEVHRHIGRLRTLAGDDPPIARARVDSLSLLAGRKFDELNETITLARNGRRDAALAIVASGRGRNTMEAIRRTAASLAAGENAELAQRAESEERTSSGVALLIVLGAAGSALVSLLLNRVLHRYGETQAAFAAELETANHQLEEQQAELEMQYEQLQEQSTELEAQSAQLQEQGAELAMQNDALQEASVELQRRTDAAEEANRVKARFLAAMSHDLRTPLNAIAGYADLLEMGIRGPVNQAQIDDLARIRNSTRHLLSLITGILDFARVEAGHLEVRVENVPLAATVRGVESSILPQAAEKGVRFETDPGADEVWVEADPEKVVQVLLNLVGNAIKFTGAGGEVALSCVEDGDEMVAIHVRDTGRGIPPGQLPTIFEPFVQVDREQVAERQRGVGLGLAISRELAVAMGGALSVQSEPGKGSIFTLRLRRAANPHALPQAAPGAGEAGAV; from the coding sequence ATGCCTCCCGCGCTCCAGCCCCTCCGGCTCTCCCCCGCGCAGCGCTTCGCGGCCGTGTTCGTCCCCGCGCTGCTGGTGCTGGCGTTCGGCGCCGCCACCTGGTGGGGCACCCTGCGCGAGCGCCGCTCCCGCATCGCCGTCGACCAGAGCCACCGCACCCTCGAGGCGCTGGACTCGCTCGTCACCACCCTGGTGAACGCCGAGACGGGGCAGCGCGGCTACCTGCTCACGGGGCGCGACGAGTACCTGGACCCGTTCCGCCGCGCAGACGGAGAGGTGCACCGGCACATCGGGCGGCTCCGGACGCTGGCCGGCGACGACCCGCCCATCGCCCGGGCGCGGGTGGACTCGCTCTCGCTCCTCGCCGGCCGGAAGTTCGACGAGCTGAACGAGACGATCACCCTCGCCCGGAACGGCCGGCGCGACGCCGCGCTGGCGATCGTGGCCAGCGGCCGCGGCCGGAACACGATGGAGGCCATCCGCCGCACCGCCGCCTCGCTGGCGGCGGGTGAGAACGCCGAGCTGGCCCAGCGCGCCGAATCCGAGGAGCGCACTTCCAGCGGCGTGGCCCTGCTCATCGTGCTGGGCGCCGCCGGCTCGGCGCTGGTGTCGCTGCTGCTGAACCGCGTGCTGCACCGCTACGGAGAAACGCAGGCCGCCTTCGCCGCCGAGCTGGAGACGGCCAACCACCAGCTCGAGGAGCAGCAGGCCGAGCTGGAGATGCAGTACGAGCAGCTGCAGGAGCAGTCCACCGAGCTCGAGGCGCAGTCGGCGCAGCTGCAGGAGCAGGGCGCGGAGCTGGCGATGCAGAACGACGCGCTGCAGGAGGCCTCGGTGGAGCTGCAGCGCCGCACCGACGCGGCCGAAGAGGCCAACCGCGTGAAGGCGCGCTTCCTGGCCGCCATGTCGCACGACCTGCGCACGCCGCTGAACGCCATCGCCGGCTACGCCGACCTGCTGGAGATGGGGATCCGCGGCCCCGTGAACCAGGCGCAGATCGACGACCTGGCGCGCATCCGCAACAGCACGCGCCACCTCCTCTCGCTGATTACGGGGATCCTGGACTTCGCGCGGGTCGAGGCCGGGCACCTGGAGGTGCGGGTGGAGAACGTGCCGCTCGCCGCCACGGTGCGCGGGGTGGAGTCGTCCATCCTCCCGCAGGCGGCGGAGAAGGGGGTGCGCTTCGAGACCGACCCCGGGGCCGACGAGGTGTGGGTGGAGGCGGACCCCGAGAAGGTGGTGCAGGTGCTGCTGAACCTGGTGGGCAACGCCATCAAGTTCACCGGCGCGGGCGGCGAGGTGGCGCTGAGCTGCGTGGAGGACGGCGACGAGATGGTGGCCATCCACGTGCGCGACACCGGCCGCGGCATTCCGCCCGGGCAGCTTCCCACCATCTTCGAGCCGTTCGTGCAGGTGGACCGCGAGCAGGTGGCCGAGCGGCAGCGCGGCGTGGGGCTGGGGCTGGCCATCAGCCGCGAGCTGGCCGTGGCCATGGGCGGCGCGCTCTCGGTGCAGAGCGAGCCGGGCAAGGGCTCCATCTTCACCTTGCGCCTGCGCCGCGCCGCGAACCCGCACGCCCTGCCGCAGGCCGCCCCGGGCGCGGGCGAGGCCGGGGCGGTGTGA